TTGCCAATAGCCCTTAGGAAAGAAACCAAAACCTGCACCAAAAAGGTACTCAAAACCAGCACCAACCATCCTATTTTCAATTATGTCTCTTACCAAAATCTCTCTCAAAAACATTGAGCTTTTACTTCTAAAATTACAAATCTGTTTGAACTTAAGAACATAGAGGAAGCACTAGATGATTCCAACTGGAAATTAGCAGTGATGGAAGAGTGGCATGCGCTCAAGAAGAATGAAACTTGGGAGATTGTAGATCTGCCACAGAATACAAAATTAGTTGGCTGTAGGTGGGTTTTTACCATCAAGTGCAATGCTGATGGAAGCATAGAGAGGTATAAGGCTATGTTAGTAGCTAGGGGATATACACAAACCTATGGAGTAAACTATCGagagacttttgctccagttGCCAAACTCAGCTCTGTGCGAATTCTCTTATCTCTTGCTGCAAATTACAATTGGCCTTTACATCAATTGGATATAAAGAATGCTTTCTTGAATGGGGAGCTAGAGGAAGAGGTGTTCATGAAACTTCCACCTGGATTTGAGACTGAACTAGGGAGGAATAAAGTGTGCAAACTAAAGAAATCTCTCTATGGATTGAAACAATCCCCAAGAGCTTGGTTTGAACGACTTGGAATGGTGGTGAAGGGACTTGGTTATACTCAAAGCCAAGTTGACCATACACTTTTCTATAAACATTCAGCAGTTAATAAAACTGCCATCTTAAttgtatatgtggatgacattattCTGACAGGTAatgattttttggagctaaaagacttgaagaagaagcttgcTGCAATATTTGAAATCAAATAACTTGGCTCATTAAAATACTTTCTTGAAATTGAATTTGCAAGGTCTAAGGAAGGCATTTTTATGAACCAACGAAAGTACCTCCTAGATCTTTTAAAAGAGACGGGATTACTTGGTTATAAAGCTGCTAAAACACCTACAGAGCCTAATTTAAAATTGAAGCCAGCTGACCAGACAATATAATGGACAAAGGGAAATATCAGTGGTTGGTAGGGAGGCTAATCTATTTATCCCAGACACGCCCGTATATAGCCTTTGTTGTGACCATGGTAAGCCAGTTTATGCATTCACCTGGTCAAGAACACATGGATGCTGTCTTTATAATCCTAAGGTACTTGAAGGGGTCGCCTGGGAAAGGGTTACTCTACAAAAAGCATGGACATCTTCAAATAGAAGCTTATACAGATGCGGATTGGGTTGGGAATGTCATGGATAGAAGGTCAACATCTGGGTATTGTACTTTTATTGGCGGAAACCTAGTTAGTTGGAGGAGTAAAAAATAGAGTGTTGTGACACGAAGTAGTGCAGAAGGTGAGTTTAGAGCAATGGCTTATGGAATATGTGAAGCACTATGGGTAGAGAAAATCCTACAAGAACTAAAAGTTTCCATTTCTCCACCAATGAGGTTGTATTGTGACAACAAATCTGCAATTTCTATTTCTCATAATCCAGTGTTGCATAATAGAACTAAACATGTTGAAATTGACAAGCATTTTATCAGGAAAAAGATTGAGAGATGACAGATTTGCATCTCATATGTTCCAACCACGGAACAATTAGCAGATGTTCTAACTAAAGGATTACCCAAGAAGACTTTTGATAGAATAATAAGCAAGCTGTCAATGAATGATATCTCCAAGCCAGCTTGAGGAGAAGTTTTgactagatcaaatcaaaatcaaattcttaATTCCTTTCATGAATCTTTTAtgtaaatagaattaattataaatcttttccttttttggttTAGCTTAATTTTAAGGATATAATTagaaatttttctttattttaggcTAATATTTTTTCCTTCTgtcttattttatagttatttctatttctttaaTTCCTCTATAAAGAGGCTTATTCCCTGTATTGCGTGTTTACGCACTCCCTAATCTGAAGTtgattttttgttgaatttggaCCAATTTAATTAGATTTGATTACCACAAAAACTTGTATGTAGAGCATAACTGTTTCATAAATCTGTTTGCTTAGCATTGCAGGAAAACTTTATGAATTTCGAGGTTCCAAAAATGAATCAAGAACGCATTTCGTTTATGGCATACTTCTACCATGATAATAATCTTGCTCGACATAATCTTACGAATACAAAATTTATGCGTATCAAATTTTCCTCCTTTGTGTGTGATGGATGTTGGTGGTGGTCTGGTGGAACATGCATTGTAGCTTGGCAAtggaaataaaacaaaataatcagATAGAAATTTTCTGGTTAAAGTAACTAAAATTTATGTTCTAATGTTTTCAGTTTCTGATATTCTAACGTTTGtccattttttttaacaatcATTTATTCTCTCTTAACTTTTTTCTATCACTTTCTCTTAttaaataacaaaggaaaaattaaaatatatttaccatcaaaCAAGACTTCTAGATATTACAAGATTTTGCTGTAGATGATTAGGTGATCTTCCACAAATTCCTAAGGTTGACGACCTTAAAAAGTTAGAGCTCAGCATACTATAGAAcagcaacaataaaaaaaagaaaacctatTCTTTGCACAAGCTAAATCAGTCAACAACTTAACCAACTGTCACTAGTTCTGCAAATTTTCTTGCTTCTCATCCATCTTTTGATCCTGAGATCTTCCATTAATTGAAATTTTGCTCTTTTCTTTATCTAACTCATGGCTCCCCTTGTTTCCATCATCTTCAGACTTGACTTGATTTTTTGGCACTCCTTTATCTTCTGCTAATTCCTCCTTTCTTGTACTTCCCACAAGAGAAGTTACCCTCTCTCTAACGGGAATATTCATGCTCTTGTCTTGAGTTGATTTCTCATCATTTTGAACCATCTCTTTTGGTGCCGGGCTAGGCTTTGAATTTCGCAATTCATCTGTAGTATTAACTTCTTGCTTTATTGGAACTTTGTTAACCACAAGGGTAGGGGTAACGGGTTTGTCCTTCTCAGGCAATACAGGCACCGTAGAAGAGGCGGCTTTAACGGTACTAGAGGATGATAACGGAGATAACGGAGATGTGATGGGAGCAGTTGACTGGGAGGGTGCAGGTGCAGACTGAGATGGAATGCGTACAGACTGAGGGGGAACATGTGCAACACTTGAACTAGTGCGAGCTTGTACCTCCAAGTCTGAAGACATACCAGCAGAAGTGGATGGTTTTGCCAATGAAATACTTGTTCCAGGCACGGCATTTCTTACTTGTGCAACCTTTATTTGTGATGCAATATTTGACTGAGAAACAACTCTGGCACCAACAGCAACTGCAGTAGCTTTTAATGCAGGATTTGGAGTTGGATTACCTCTGAGCATTGATTGCTGATGTGGTGGTAAACTACTTTGTATTGTTGTTGCTGTAGTGGTATGTTGCACTTGGATTTTACTTGTTAAGGATGTCTTAGCTGCAATCATAAAAAAACAGAAGTTATTCAAATAACACATTACTCAAAAGAATTACGCTGATATTATTCACCCCATGAGAAATGCAATTCTATAAGTTAATAAcatggaaaaagaaaattaaattataaataaataaatataggcaACTTAAAAGATACAATTTGTAACCTGTACTCTGTAGTGGACACACAATTTATTAGTAATGATATCAGCAAAGCTGCTAAAGTAGTTTGAAATTAGTATTTAATACCGATTATTAGGGCAAAACACATGACATGGTTTAATTCCAGCTTAAGAGAACACGACACAATTTGTTCCAGCTTAAGGGAGCCCTAAGTAAGAAGAGAATTTTAAAATAGCAGGACACCTCTGTCCAAGAATTTTGCTAATTTTGCAGCAGTTGCTTACAACCAAAGAACATAGGAGCACAACAACTTGAGCTATTTAGCTATTCTGCTCATGCCAAAAACAAAAGTTAAACCTATATGATAGCAATGCCAATTTTCTCATTCAAAGTAGACCGCATTTGCAATTTCACATTAGATAGATTCCATAGATATACTAGATGACAAGAGTTTAAACAATCTAAAAACAATAAAACATACATAATTTAGAGGAAAAGAAACGATAAATCAATACATTCATTTAGTTAACAGTTTTTAGGAGAAAAAATCAGCATTGGTAAATCATATGGGCATCATGCCACAAGCAGTCGAAAGAAGCACAAGCCCAAACCACACTGCAAAACAAGGTACTACACCTTTCCACTATCATGATTGCTTTTGGAGGAAAGCTCGATGACAAACATCCATTTCTCAGAAACGGCACTAAATAAATCCACAATCATTGACATCATTGAGAATCATGAAACTGATGCTCATTAGGACTTAAAGACAAGGGGTGCAAAGACAAAAAGgataaaaattaagaaacaaataatagaaaGTTGTTCAGCATGATTACCAATTACCATTTTCCTATATTTGAAAGTTAAGCCTTAAAGAGAATCACCTTGATCAGCAGTTCCAGGAGCAGTTAACTTCTTGAATGGCATATCAAGGGCTAAAGATAATGAATGACGAGTTGCCAGTTGTTCGGCAGTAGTATAAGTTGTGCTGGTCACGATGGTTCCCGAATTGGCAGTTCCATCTTTCTTTCTTAAAATGCTCCACCTCTGCAACATTCAGGGAACGAATGACAATACGTAGCACAAGTGGACAACAATTAGTCAATACAGGTAAAATGCGTTGCGATCACATTAAATATTCACAAAGACAATCAGCACAGGAAAATCTAttcaatataatatttttttcctgGATCTAAAACAAAGATTCATTACACTTATTATACTTGTCCAACTATAAATAGTTGTATATGTAACTCCGTTGCCGGGATTTGAACCCGGGAAAACTGGGTTATACCCAGACATCCTGACCTGACTAGATGACAACGGATTAAACATTCAGTGCCATCAGTCATTGTATTCCAATCAAACACATCATCCACAACAAGACAAGCACTATGTGTGTGCAACAATTCACGTTCTCTTTCGTATAAGCAATCCTCCATTTATACATAAAACATTATTAGTTTCAACATGCACAACACTACTTGCTGCAGAAATAATCTAAAGAACCCACTCCCAATAATAGAGCTGGGCAATATATATTTGCTGCTAAATCAGGAAATCATACTTTAGTAAAATGTAAAacattttttgaatcaaaaccaaGTGGTCAATTTGTCAATAGCCAAGGAATAAGATCAGCTTGCAAAATTTAACTTAAATAATTCCTAAAGCAAGTTTCTAGCTTATTAAGCAATGCTGTGACATATGAAAAAAAGACTTTTTGATAATGTTCATAATTAGAGTATTGAATGCTTAGAAGTAGCAACCTACAAGAGAGTAGCTCTTAATTAACTAACAAGGAACATGCACAGGACTTAAACTTCGGGGATCACAGAATAATTTTAACTTCAAGTTTTGAATTTCGAGAAACTGGCTGGCTATGCCATCCAAATATAATAAAGAGCATACAAACAGTTATTCCTGGTGATATGTGAGGTCAAAGACAAATTATTGAGTGAACGACGAAGAATTCCGGGATCAAAAAGGGATTAAAATCTAAATTCCACCATTTGCGAAATTTGCTAAGCAGGCTGTTCCATGACAAGAAAGCAACAATACCATTACCCAAAGTAGAAAACAAAACAATAACAAAAGAGGGGGAAAATGGTTCTGAAAAGTTGGAGAACATGGTTTTGGATGAGATAATCCCTGGtgacttcttttttctttcttttaccgCTATCTTTACCACCCTGATGGACAAATTGACAATTTGCAACGCTATTGACTACAGAGGCTAATGCTGAACAAGTTGTCATTCATGGATCAATGATATAGTCCCATGCATAATCATAAGAAAATAATCTCTCCCCCACTAATAAATTTCCTTTtcttatcaaaaaaataaaaactaaaaaaaacgatAGGAGTTGATAAAGGTCCCATAAATCATAAATATCGAGGGTTGAAAAACCACCTGAGCCAATTGAGTAGGACTTCTCTTAATAGGAAAGTTATCTCCTTTGGCCATGTTAGCCCAATTTCCTTCACCAAATCTCTGAACAGCTGCTCGTAACTGGATGTCCTCTTCCTCTGACCATGCTTTTCTCTTCCTTTTGGAAGCCATGTTGCCACCACCTAATCCCTTGTTCTC
This region of Arachis hypogaea cultivar Tifrunner chromosome 8, arahy.Tifrunner.gnm2.J5K5, whole genome shotgun sequence genomic DNA includes:
- the LOC112706249 gene encoding uncharacterized protein, which translates into the protein MPEKSRKVPFTEQDSAKLLERYDATTVLTLLQELAHYPHAKIDWNELVKNTSTGISTAREYQMVWRHLAYRHALAENLEDGAQPLDDDSDLECELEVSPPVSAEAVSEAAACMKVMIASRTLSESTPSSSTIEAPLTITVPVCRGSGTPSGSSQSSKLMQGTNVIFPVTVQRQTLPTAPSTDGVENKGLGGGNMASKRKRKAWSEEEDIQLRAAVQRFGEGNWANMAKGDNFPIKRSPTQLAQRWSILRKKDGTANSGTIVTSTTYTTAEQLATRHSLSLALDMPFKKLTAPGTADQAKTSLTSKIQVQHTTTATTIQSSLPPHQQSMLRGNPTPNPALKATAVAVGARVVSQSNIASQIKVAQVRNAVPGTSISLAKPSTSAGMSSDLEVQARTSSSVAHVPPQSVRIPSQSAPAPSQSTAPITSPLSPLSSSSTVKAASSTVPVLPEKDKPVTPTLVVNKVPIKQEVNTTDELRNSKPSPAPKEMVQNDEKSTQDKSMNIPVRERVTSLVGSTRKEELAEDKGVPKNQVKSEDDGNKGSHELDKEKSKISINGRSQDQKMDEKQENLQN